GAAAACTTTCTCGGTGGACGAACACAAAAGGTCCGGGGTAGAGCCACTTATAAAACGCGGAAAGACTCCCTAGTATGTTCTTGTCCGTGTTTAAGGTCTCACTGCTATCTTGGTGTCTCCGTACGATCACTGTAGTTTTCAGGTCCGCGATACGATTCTGAGGCTTAGAAATTGCAGGCTCCCTTCTCTGTGGCTTGTAACTTGCCGGTCCCTCAGGGTAGATGCTACCTTTGACAAAGCGCTTCCTACGCAATATATCATTCTCTGACGCGTTGAAGCTCGAGCTGTTATCACCGCCGCGAAAGGATTGGCCCACGCTGCTGCTAAAAGGCGCTGCTCCGTCAGACAGTCTTCTTTCCTTCCCATCCGTACTGATTAGTAAGGTCGGCTCGCTGGTTCCGAGAGAACTTGTTCCGCTGATTTTCGCGGCgtccaagttcttcagcCTGGTTTCTAGGTACGCAACGTGTGCCTCCAATGATTTTACATAGCCTGCGGCGTACCGCTTCTTGCGCATGTCGTCCATATTCACGTTACAGTCGAGTTTCATCTTCACACAGCTGGCACATGGATAACCCATGTCGCATTTCTTGCGCCGACGTCGACAATTTGAGCACGCCAACCTCTTTTGGCTAAGTAGAGGGCTTCCGCTTGAAAAGTCCTCTGAAGATCCCGCATTTGTGCTTGTCAAGACATCCAGGCGTTCTGGACCCATTTACACGGTACTGAAGTCGTCAAATTTGCCAGGTTTCCCTACaccattttcaactttaaGCGCCTTTAAAACTGTGCAgtgttcttttttttttcaagtgtGATCTTTTACATGAAATATTCGACGATAATAAACAGTATCTGAAAACCAAGACCCAATCACGTGGATATGCGGCAGCTAACGTTGGCGCTCCGCCCAACAAAAGGGCTAGTCTTTTAGACGAACCAAAACTACTGACTACAACTCGTCATGTACTATTGTTTCGGAGAGGTCTTCGAGTTTTTGTCCGCTTTTCTTGGCGTTGAATTTCTCCTGTAGAGATTGATAAAGGTTATCATCAAGGGTTTGCAGGTGAGGTGCGACCTTTAATAGCCTCTTATTCAAAGATGATATAGGAAAGAGAGTTTGCATGTCATTTAGCAAGTCTTGATCAAGCTGAACCAAAAAGTTAATACCAGGTGAAAGACGCTGGTAGTGAATGCGAAATTTGCTGCCGGCATGTTCTTGACGGTACTTGCCGAGATTCACGATGAACAAGGGCTCAGTGGCGTGAAACTTTAGGTTGTTTTTGCTTAAGAAATTGCGCCAGTATCCCTGCTTCCAGTAAGGGGTACCGTCACGCTGGTATGCGCGAGGGGCGCAGAACACTGAGTCAAAATCATATTCCCAAAGTTCGGTGATGTTTGGTACTCGTGCACCGGGGCTCATGTATACTACCTTGGTCACACCTTTAGGGAAGAGCGTATCTAGCATCATTACTTTCGCGGCTGCAAGCTGGCGCGGACGGAACCTCTGGGGTCTCAACCACCGAGGCCAATCCACGGTCAAATATTCAAAGGTCACTTCCCCTGCACTTTCTGCGGTCATAAACTCAACAAACGATAAAAATGAGGCAGACGGCTCTTCTCCCAAGATTATCCAAAATTTGGTATCGAAGGATCCGCGGGACCGCATGACACTACTAgcctgcttctcaaaagaCACCTCATCTTCGGCATTCTCTATTATTGAGAGAATATTGATGATGCGATTGTCCTCAGAAACTTCTGGCAACATGCCTTGCGTTTTTTCGAGCCTCACATAGAGCCTCGTGGGAGCTAGTGATGTAACATCAAAATGATCCGAGGCTATGTAGTCTGCCTTTGAATTGGACGTAAACGACGAGACCCGGTAATtgcttgagcagctctcaATTGTAAGGCCCTGCTCCAGCCTCCTCAATCTGAATTGTGTATAACCAAAAGTATCAGTTGTGGTTGCGGTATCAATGACTTCGTGGTTTGCATTGAGAAGATTCAAACACACATTTCCAATGCCTTCAACCAGACCTTTAGATGGCTCTTCCTTGTTTTCGAAAGCGTTGACTTCGACTTTTATGTATTCcagttcaaaaacattgtCTTTTCTCTCTCCAACATGCAAATATGGCGGGACTTCGACATCAACATAAAACTTTCGAGTGTCTATGATTGATAAATCTTTTTCACCCTCGATCCATAACCTGTGATTTGGAAAAACTTTGAGATCTGTTGTTGGCATTAGAACAACTTGGAGTTTGAGAAAATCCAAGCTCCCAAGATAGGATGCCAATGCCAGCAGATTCTGGGTCCTCTCCTCCAAAGGGTCTAGGATGAGAGTTActtcaacttttcttgGCTCCTCACTTGTTTGGAAAGCaccaaagctttcagaagGAAGCAATTCACCCAAATTTATTCTTGATATCGAAGCTTCCGCTGTGAAATCAATGCCATTGTTATAAAGACGCTCACCGTCGTAAAACATTTTTGCCAGGACAGCAGAAACCATTTCAACGTAATTCGGGTCAAGGGGTTCCTTCAAAGAGTCCGGGAATACTTCCTGAAGCGATGCGACTGCATCCAAAACCCTCGTAGCTTCGCGTTGAACAATCATCTCATATTCGTATATTGTGGGAAGTTCACCCTGTTCAAAATGAATAAACCTGCCGTTAACTGCCAAATATGATGTTCTTTGCAAAATCTTGCGAGGAAGGTCAAGGAGCCATTGGCCAACTATAGCTGGCTCGATATAATTACACTCTCCGTTAGATTTGAGACTCCTCaaataattttgaagcttggaGGTGTCAGCGTTTGATATTGTGAATTTCAATTTGTCCCAATTTTTCCCTAATAATCCTGAATGCACAGCCCTCACTCTCACTCCGTGAAGTTTTATTTGAAGTAGGTGTATGAGCCTTTGGAGCCCAAGTGGTGTGTTAAAATCTTCCACTATTGTTACCGTGTGAATGGTGTTTAGACCACCTCCAGTGGAAGTCTCAACGATGCGGTGTGCTAATGAAAGAAGTGCAGTCACATTGGTGTTGCTATATGTTGCATCTTCGAAATAATCTGGGGCATATTTTTTATTTCTCTCAATGAACGATTTGGCATGGAGTATTTCTCttgctttgaagttcttggtaTTTATTCTCAGCAGTTcacttttgatgaaagatACATCTTTTTTCAGCACTTTAGAAACCAGATAATTCCAAAGATTGGATTTGAAAGGGTAAATCTCACCGTTTATAACAATGGATGTCTCGTTAATCTTCAGCCTGTCATTTATGATTTCGAGCACAGGAggcaatttttgaaagacaCTTTGTTGAGGGCGCTCGATAGGAGAAAGATCTTCTAAATAACTTACCAAAGTCTCCAGTGGTTTATTCTGTTTCAGCTCATAAATTTTGCCGAGGACTCCATGGTCTTGGGCACTCGTGCTAAAAGGGAGCAAGCCAATTCTTTGTGGATAGCCCTTTTTTACTACTTGTAGCGCTCTGAGCAAACCCTGCAGAGCCTCCCATGTGTCCTTTGAACGAAGATCTGAGAAGTCGatcacaaaaacaatttcaTTCCAGTTTTCGCGATATGCAGGCAGCTCTCCGAATTCtgattcttcaaaaaacattGCAATATCATCTTTCAGTTTTTCTGCATAATCTGAATCTAACTCGATATCATTGAAGTAGATTATGCTCTCAGAAAAGCCAGGAATCCGATGCAGATCATATTTCACCGGCTGCAAAAGTTGTTGAGTGGTTAAAGAacgctttgaaaaggtattcagaagcttcttggctAAAACTAAAGACTCTCCTGGCGTTATGTTTTGGTatttttggagaaggtcCATGAGGAAGTTAACTCTTTGGAGCTCAAGGATGACAGATTGTAGCACAGACCATTTGTTCAGATTCGATAACTTGTGAAATTGCCCGTTGACGAAAAGGCCCAGCATGGTGTTGTCAATTCCTTCTTtggcaagctttttgagagcaGCTTCCCAGCGATTGTCAATAGTAATATCCCCTTGTTCCGCCAAAGATCGAGCCAACACTGGGAAATTATTGACAATTTGTCTGAAATACCTGATAGTTTCCGTAGCATTCTGACTTTTTTCATAGAAATCATAAACTAGAGTGCCCACTTTCATGTCTAAATCTTGGAGCTGTTCATCACTAACTTGTTGAGCTCTGAAGCTGGGCTCTGTGCCTAGAACCAGGCTTTCTGGCACATCAAGTGCATGACCAAACTCAGTGTTCCACTGCGAGCCCTTCACGGTAAGCGCCACAGCAGAAGGTTCAAACTCAAATGGAAGGTCGTTTGGGCAGGTGCTTCTCCATACAAACCTGACTTTGCCAGCCTGTGCTTCCATGTACAAGTTCCTGTTAAATTCTTCCCAGTCTTCGACCCTGTCACACCCGTAAAAGAGAATTACAGGTGCGTCCCGGTTGGAGC
This is a stretch of genomic DNA from Lachancea thermotolerans CBS 6340 chromosome D complete sequence. It encodes these proteins:
- the KRE5 gene encoding Kre5p (similar to uniprot|P22023 Saccharomyces cerevisiae YOR336W KRE5 Protein required for beta-1 6 glucan biosynthesis mutations result in aberrant morphology and severe growth defects) — protein: MLLWTLLVWSYAIFASCTTVRLSNASSGVKLRLWNAVVGLVNDEQLVQDLYFLIAGVSDELDELKTDSTPLDQIVEALARHNPELASLLSLRYALEPGFSNDTSNQNYFLLNNKRFENADDIFYLKTDDLNAQKSACINDVLDNEDVVMGSNRDAPVILFYGCDRVEDWEEFNRNLYMEAQAGKVRFVWRSTCPNDLPFEFEPSAVALTVKGSQWNTEFGHALDVPESLVLGTEPSFRAQQVSDEQLQDLDMKVGTLVYDFYEKSQNATETIRYFRQIVNNFPVLARSLAEQGDITIDNRWEAALKKLAKEGIDNTMLGLFVNGQFHKLSNLNKWSVLQSVILELQRVNFLMDLLQKYQNITPGESLVLAKKLLNTFSKRSLTTQQLLQPVKYDLHRIPGFSESIIYFNDIELDSDYAEKLKDDIAMFFEESEFGELPAYRENWNEIVFVIDFSDLRSKDTWEALQGLLRALQVVKKGYPQRIGLLPFSTSAQDHGVLGKIYELKQNKPLETLVSYLEDLSPIERPQQSVFQKLPPVLEIINDRLKINETSIVINGEIYPFKSNLWNYLVSKVLKKDVSFIKSELLRINTKNFKAREILHAKSFIERNKKYAPDYFEDATYSNTNVTALLSLAHRIVETSTGGGLNTIHTVTIVEDFNTPLGLQRLIHLLQIKLHGVRVRAVHSGLLGKNWDKLKFTISNADTSKLQNYLRSLKSNGECNYIEPAIVGQWLLDLPRKILQRTSYLAVNGRFIHFEQGELPTIYEYEMIVQREATRVLDAVASLQEVFPDSLKEPLDPNYVEMVSAVLAKMFYDGERLYNNGIDFTAEASISRINLGELLPSESFGAFQTSEEPRKVEVTLILDPLEERTQNLLALASYLGSLDFLKLQVVLMPTTDLKVFPNHRLWIEGEKDLSIIDTRKFYVDVEVPPYLHVGERKDNVFELEYIKVEVNAFENKEEPSKGLVEGIGNVCLNLLNANHEVIDTATTTDTFGYTQFRLRRLEQGLTIESCSSNYRVSSFTSNSKADYIASDHFDVTSLAPTRLYVRLEKTQGMLPEVSEDNRIINILSIIENAEDEVSFEKQASSVMRSRGSFDTKFWIILGEEPSASFLSFVEFMTAESAGEVTFEYLTVDWPRWLRPQRFRPRQLAAAKVMMLDTLFPKGVTKVVYMSPGARVPNITELWEYDFDSVFCAPRAYQRDGTPYWKQGYWRNFLSKNNLKFHATEPLFIVNLGKYRQEHAGSKFRIHYQRLSPGINFLVQLDQDLLNDMQTLFPISSLNKRLLKVAPHLQTLDDNLYQSLQEKFNAKKSGQKLEDLSETIVHDEL